TGACCACGCCTTCGCCGACGATCGGGCTCTTGTACTGCGAGATCTGATAGCCCTGCGGCAGGTCGGGATAGAAGTAGTTCTTCCGATCGAACACCGAGCGGTGGTTGATCTGCGCCTTGAGCCCGAGCCCCGTGCGCACGGCCTGCGCGACGCATTCCTCGTTGATCACCGGCAGCATGCCCGGCATCGCCGCGTCGACGAGCGAGACATGCGAATTCGGCTCGCCGCCGAAGGTCGTCGACGCCCCGGAGAAGAGCTTCGAGCGGGAGGTCACCTGCGCATGGATCTCCATGCCGACGATGATCTCCCAGTCGCCGGTGGCGCCGCGGACGAGGTTTTCGGGCTTGGCGTGTGCGGTCATGGGTCCGTGCTTTCCTGGCGACCTTCGAGATCGGCGGCTGCGAGTTCGGCTTCGACGACGGCCATCAGGGGCGGCAGGCTGTCGTGTGCCGTTCTCCAGATGAGAGAGGCTTCGACGCCGTCGTCGTTGTGTCGATAGCGGTTTCCGGCACTCTGCATTTGCTTCCAGAGGAGTCCTGGATGGCGAGCTTTCAGCTCATCGGGGAGCCGGCGGCTAGCTTCGGAAATGATCTCGAGCGCCCGGGTCGTCGCATAGACGGTTTTGAGCTCTCGCTCGAACGTCTCGAAATCGAAGCCCCAGACAAAATCCTCGATCAAGGCGATGTTGAAGCGGATGTCGATGAGCGCATTGTGCGCGGTTCTAGAAAGCATAGACGGCGTCGCGCTCAGCGCTCGGGCGTACGTGGGGCTTCAGGCTCGCGCGGTTCGCGACATCGACCTTCGTTGGAAACATCTCTTCGATGAAGTCGATGACCCCGACGTATTCCCACAAGCCGAGGCCTGCCGCGGGATCGATCTCCACCATGATATCGATGTCGCTGTCGGCGCCGGCGTCGCCGCGGACTCGTGAGCCGAAAAGGGCCGTGCGCGCGACCCCCTTTGCCCGTAGCTCGGGCTCGGCGGATTTCAGCGTGGCGAGGATTTCGTCCTTGGTCATCGGTCCGGCTCGTCTGCCGACACTATAGTACAGGCCGAACGCGCGGCGACAAAGTCGACGGCGTCAGCTCTGATCCTTCACCCCGACCGTCGCCGCATCCGTCGTCGCCGGCTTCTTCGCCTCGGGCAGGTTCAGGCGGATGTGCAGCTCGCGCAGCTGCTTCGGCGTCACCGGCGAGGGCGCGCCCATGAGCAGGTCCTCGGCGCGCTGGTTCATCGGGAAGAGCACGATCTCGCGCAGGTTCTCTTCGCCCGCCAGCAACATCACGATGCGGTCGACGCCCGGCGCGATGCCGCCGTGCGGCGGCGCGCCGTACTGGAAGGCGCGGTACATGCCGCCGAAGCGCTCTTCCAGCACGCTCTCGTCGTAGCCGGCGAGCGCGAAGGCCTGTCGCATCACGTCGGGCCGGTGGTTTCGGATCGCGCCCGACGACAGCTCCACGCCGTTGCAGACGATGTCGTACTGGTAGGCCTTGAGGCCGAGGATCTTCTCCTGGTCCGCAAGCTCGAGCGCGAGGAAGGCATCGTGCTCCATCTGCGGCATCGAGAAGGGATTGTGCGAGAAGTCGATCTTCTTCTCGTCCTCGTTCCACTCGTACATCGGGAAGTCGACGATCCAGCAGAGCTCGAACGTGCCCGAGGTCGTCAACCCAAGCTCGGTGCCGATGCGCAGCCGCGCGGCGCCCGCGAGCTTCGCCGCCTTCTCCGGTAGGTCGCAGGAGAAGAAGACGGCATCGCCGCTCTTCAAGCCGGCTTTCGCGGCGATCGCCTTCTGCACCGCACCCGGTAGGAACTTGGCGATCGGACCCTTGCCGGTCAGCGCGTCGCCCTCGCCGTCGAAGATGACGTAGCCGAGGCCAGGGGCGCCCTCGCCGCGCGCCCAGTCGTTCAGCTTGTCGAAGAACGAGCGCGGCTGCGCGCCGGCGCCCGGCGCCGGGATCGCGCGCACCACGCCGCCGCGCTTGATGACGTTCTTGAACGCGTTGAACGTCACGTCATCGGCCGAGAAATCCTCCGTGACGTCGACGATGATAATCGGGTTGCGCAGGTCCGGCTTGTCGGAGCCGTACTTCAGCATCGCATCCGCATAGGTGATCAGCGGGAATTTCTGCGTCACCGGCCGGCCGCCGCCGAACTCCTCGAAGAGGCCGCGCAACACCGGCTCGACGGCGGCGAACACGTCCTCCTGCGTCGCGAAGCTCATCTCGATGTCGAGCTGATAGAACTCGCCCGGCGAGCGGTCGGCGCGCGCGTCCTCGTCGCGGAAGCACGGCGCGATCTGGAAGTAGCGGTCGAAGCCGGCGACCATGATCAGCTGCTTGAACTGCTGCGGCGCCTGCGGCAGCGCGTAGAACTTGCCGGGATGAATGCGCGACGGCACGAGGTAGTCGCGCGCGCCCTCAGGCGACGAGGCGGTGAGGATCGGCGTCTGGAACTCGAAGAAGCCCTGCGCCTTCATGCGCGCGCGCATCGAGTCGATCACGCGGCCGCGCAGCATGATGTTCTGGTGCAGCTTCTCGCGGCGCAGGTCGAGGAAGCGATACTTGAGGCGCACGTCCTCCGGGTATGGCTGGTCGCCGAAGACGGGCAGAGGCAGCTCCGAGGCCGGGCCGAGCACCTCGATCTCGGTGACGTAGACCTCGACCTTGCCGGTCGGCATGTCCGCGTTCTCGGTGCCGGCCGGGCGGATGCGCACCTTGCCGTCGAGCCTGACGACCCACTCCGAGCGCAGCTTCTCGGCCGCCGCGAACGCCGGCGAGTCCGGGTCCACCACGCATTGCGTCATGCCGTAATGGTCGCGCAGGTCGATGAAGAGGACGCCGCCGTGGTCGCGGATGCGGTGGCACCAGCCGGCGAGCCTCGTCTCGCTGCTGGCATCGGCCTCGCGAAGCGCGCCACAGGTGTGCGAACGGTAGCGGTGCATGGGTCCTTCGGAATTTCGGGGGCGGAAGCGGCCGGACAACCGCATGTGGGGTGCGGGCTGTCAAGGCGAAGACGTCGACCGCCGCGGCAAGCGTCTATCCGCCCGTCCGCCAGAAATTTAGCATGTTCCAGCCGGCCCCGACGTCGTAAACGCCGACGAGATGGCAGAGCCACGAGCCGACGCCGAAGACCACCTCGCCGACCTGAGCGGACGAGAGCACCAGCAGGACCAGGACGAAGCCGAAACCGGCCGCGATAACGTTGCCGGCCTCGGCCACGTGCGGCGGCAGCCAGGGACGGATGATGCCGAAGCCGTCGAGCCCCGGCAGCGGCAGCAGGTTGAGGACGATAGCCGTCGCCTCGAAGTAGGCGAGCACGCCGACGGCCGGCGCGATGTCGCCGGCTTCGTCCGGCAGCAGGTGGTAGATCACCGCGAGCAGAAGGAAGAAGCCGAGGTCGGCAGCCGGTCCCGCCACGGAAACCGCGGAATCCCAGACGGCGCTGCGCAGCAGCGAATGGTTGATCCACACCGCACCGCCGGGCAGCGCGAAGCCGCCGATGAGGATGTAGACGAGCGGCAACACGATCGACAGCAGCGGGTCTGTGTACTTGAGCGGATCGAGATCGAGGTAGCCGGTCTGCGCGACAGTCCAGTCGCCGCCCTTGTAGGCGACGATCGCGTGCCCGAACTCGTGCAGGCAGAGCGCAACGATCGAGCCCGAGACGACGAAGACGATGACCGCGCCGGGGCCATGGATCACGCCGTGCCACAGCAGCGCGCCGGTCCCGGCGAAGAGCAGGCAGACGAGCAGGAAGTTCATGCTCGGCAGCAGCGCCTTGTCGACGGTGCGCCGGCGCGGCCGGCTGAAGCGCTCGAACCATTCGGCCATCGGGGCCCCCAGTGCCGCGACGGGGCGGCGAAAATGTCTGGTCATTCAAATCGGCGGCAACGCCGCTGCCATATAACGTCCAAGCTTGACGGGCGTTGCCTCGGCCGCCCGCCGGGCTGGCGAGCCCCCTGCCCTTCCTGTAGAGGGACGTCCGTTCCTCACGCGACCCAGGTCAGATGCGCCTCTCGAAGTTCTTCCTCCCCATCTTGCGCGACAACCCGAAGGAAGCGGAGATCCTGTCGCATCGGCTCATGCTGCGCGCCGGCATGATCCGCCAGGAGGCGGCCGGCATCTACGCCTGGCTGCCGCTGGGCTTCCGCGTGCTGCAGAAGATCGAGCAGATCGTGCGCGAGGAGCTCGATCGCGCAGGCGCCGTCGAGATGCTGATGCCGACGCTGCAGCTCGCCGACCTGTGGCGCGAATCCGGCCGCTACGATGCCTACGGCCCCGAGATGCTGCGCATCACCGACCGCAACAAGCGCGAGATGCTCTACGGCCCGACGAACGAGGAGATGATCACCGAGATCTTCCGCGCCTCGGTGAAGAGCTACCGCGAGCTGCCGAAGAACCTCTATCACTTCCAGTGGAAGTTCCGCGACGAGCAGCGCCCGCGCTTCGGGGTGATGCGCGGCCGCGAGTTCTACATGAAGGATGCCTATTCCTTCGACGTCGACGAGGCCTCGGCGCGGCTCTCCTACAATCGCATGTTCGTCGCCTACCTTCGCATCTTCGCGCGGATGGGGCTCGTCGGCATCCCGATGCGCGCGGAGACGGGGCCGATCGGCGGCGACCTCTCGCACGAGTTCATCGTGCTGGCCGAGACGGGCGAGTCCGGCGTCTACATCAACAAGGACGTGCTCGGCCTGCCGATCCCGCCCGAGACGGTCGACTACGACGGCGATCTCTCGAGCATCGTCGAGCAATGGACGACGCTCTACGCGGCGACCGAGGACGTGCACGACGCCGCCCGCTTCGAGGCCGAGACGCCCGAGGACAAGCGCGTGCACACGCGCGGCATCGAGGTCGGCCAGGTCTTCTATTTCGGCGACAAGTACACGAAGGCGATGAAGGCGCTGGTCGCCGGCCCCGACGGCACGGACAGGCCGGCGCAGTGCGGCTCCTACGGGGTCGGCGTCTCGCGGCTTGCCGGTGCGATCATCGAGGCGAGCCACGACGATGCCGGCATCATCTGGCCCGAGGCCGTCGCGCCCTTCACGATCGGACTCGCCAACCTCAAGGTCGGCGACGCGGCGACGGACGCCGCCTGCGCCCGCATCTACGGCGAGCTCGCGAAGGCCAAGGTCGACGTGCTCTACGACGACACCGACGATCGCCCCGGCGCCAAGTTCGCGCGCCTCGACCTCATCGGCCTGCCCTACCAGATCATCGTCGGCCCGAAGAACCTCGCCGACGACATGGTCGAGGTGAAGGTGCGCAGGACCGGCGAGCGCGAGATGCTGCCCGTCGGCGAGGTGATCGCGCGCTTCACCGGGCGCGTGTGGGTCTAGAGCCTCAGAGGAAGCCTTTCGCCCGCAGCGCGTCGCGCGCGATCGAGCGGCCCTCGTCGGCGCGGCGCTCGATGCCTGCATGCGAGAAATCGCTCGCCTCGAGCTGCTCGGCGGGACTTGACCGCGTGATCTCGACGATCGTCGGCACGCGCTTGTAGTCGGCTTTCGCGAGAGCCTTGAAGGACGGCAGATCGCGGACCGGCGAGTCCGCCGGCAGCTTCTCGAGTTCGGCCATGAGATCGGCCACGGCGTCGAAGCGCTTCATCAGCTTGACGTCGCTCGCCGTCTTGTTCGCGAAGAGCAAGTTGAGGCAGTGCTGACCGACCTCGGTCATGCTGCGCGGCAGCGTCTCGATCTTGTTTGGAAACAGATTGACGACGGCGGCCGCGCGATCCTCGCCCTCCAGCAGGTCGATCAGCGCACCGAGCGGCGTGTTGTCGAACAGGCCGCCGTCCCAGTAGGCGACGTTGTCGATGGTCGTCATGGGAAACGACGGCGGCAGGCTGCCGCTCGCAAGCACATGGTCCAGCGTCAGCGGGCGCTCGAGGCTGCTGAACGTTGCGAGCTGGCCACGGCGCACGTCGGTCGCCGTGAACACGAGATGCGGACGTGCCGCTTGGTCGGCGAGGCGGTCGACGTCGACGAGCTCGCTCAGCGTCCGGCGCAGCGGCTCGACCGAATAGAGGCTCGTGCCGAACATCCAGAAGGGGTTGATCGTGAAGAAGTTCGGCAAGCCGACGAGCGAGGCATAGGGCTGCAGCGTCGGCGGCACGAGGCTCGTTGCCGTGACGCGCTGCCAGAAGGTCTCCAGCGCCTCGAGCGGCTTCAGGCCGCGCGCCGGACGACCGAGAAGCGCCGCCGAGATCGCGCCGATCGACACGCCGGCGAGGACGCCGGGCCGGAACGTGCAGTCTCTGTTGTAGATGACGCGCGCCGCCCCAAGCTCGAAGGCGCCGAGCGCTCCGCCACCCTGAAGCACCAGGCCGTGACTGGTGTTGAGCTCAGCATCCATCATGTCGAACCGTGCTCGTTGCAGGGTCGGCCACGAGCGTAGCGCGGCTGCACGCCAGCGACCTTGCCAACTTTAGTTTAGCGATTTACATAACGCGTTATGTAAATGGGAGACGACGATGGTGTCCGACATTCTCGCCGAGCACGGCATCCTCTTCCTCGGCAGCCGGCTGAAACGGGTGGCCGACCGCATGCAGGCCGAGGCGACGGAGGTGCTGGAGCGCCTCGAGCTCGGCGTGCAGCCCTCGCAGGTCATCCTGCTCGCCGCGCTCGATCGCTTCGGTCCGCTGTCGGTCGGCGAGGCGGTCGAGGCGTTGGGCACCAGCCAGCCGGCGGTGACGCGGCTCGTCGCCACGCTGGTCGAGGCGGGCCTGGTGAGTGCGGACCGCGGCACGCGCGACCAGCGCTCGAAGACGCTGGACTTGACCGAGGGCGGGCGCGCGCTCGTCGTCCGCATCAAGTCGACGCTCTGGCCGGCGGTGCGGGCCGCCGCGGAATCGTTGACGGCCGACCTCTCGGGCTCGTTCCTACAGCAGCTCGAAGGTCTCGAGGCCAACCTCGCGCGGCGCTCGCTCACCGCGCGCGTCGACGACGCGCGGAAGACCGCGACCCCCGCGCTCAACGGCCTGCGCATCGTCCAATATTCCGAGGCGCTGGCGCCCGCCTTTGCCGAGATCACCCGCGAATGGGTCGAGGGCTTCTTCAAGATCGAGAACGAGGACCGGCGCATCATCGAGGATCCGCAGGGGACCATCATCGATCGCGGCGGCTTCATCCTCTTCGTCGAGGCGGAAGGGCTCGGCATCGTCGGCACCTGCGCGCTCATCAAGATCGAGGACGGCGTGTTCGAGCTGACCAAGATGGGCGTGAAGGCCAGCGCGCGCGGCCGCAAGGCGGGCGAGTTCCTGCTCGACGCCGTGCTGAAGCGGGCCGAGGCGATGGGCCTCGACGAGCTGTTCCTTTTGACCAACGACAAGCTCGGCGCTGCCGTGCATCTCTACGAGAAGGCCGGCTTCCAGCACGACGCCGAGATCATGCGCCGCTTCGGCGGCCGCTACGCGCGCGCCAACGTCGCGATGCGCTACCCGCTGGAGACGAAGGACAAGCGCATGGTCAAGGTCGCGCGGATCCGCCCGGCGCGCAGCCGGGACGACCTCGCCGAGGTCGCTCAGCTCTTCCGCGACTACGCCGACTTGATCGGCGTCGATCTCACCTCGCAGAACTTCGAGGCGGAGGTGGCCAACCTGCCGGGTGCCTATGCGCCGCCGGCCGGCGAGCTGTTCCTCGCGATCAATCCCGACGGGACGCCGATCGGCTGCGTCGGCCTGCGGCCCTTCGAGGCCGGACGACGCTGCGAGCTGAAGCGCCTCTTCGTGCGCCCGGGCGTGCAAGGCGCCGGCCTCGGCCGCCGCCTGCTCGACGTCGCCCTCGCGGCCGCTCGCAAGGCCGGCTATCGCGAGATGGTCCTCGACTGCCTGCCGCAGCTCGAAAAAGCCATCGCGCTCTACGACCGCACGGGCTTCGCGCGCACCGCCCCCTACTGGAACAACGTCATTCCAGGGGCGATCTACTTCGCGAAGGACCTGGCCGCGTAGCCGGCGACTCCGCGCTTTCGTCGGACGTCTTCATTGGGCGACAGCGCGCCGTGCCAGAGTTACATACGCCGGCACTGTCAAAAGGATTTCTCGCCGTGCCCAACGCCGCTCTCGACCGCGCCGCCGCCTTCTGCCGTCGCTTCGATCTGCAGGTGCCGATCCTGATGGCGCCGATGGCGGGCGCCTGCCCGGCGTCGTTGGCGATCGCGGTCGCGAAAGCGGGCGGCATGGGTGGGGCCGGCGCGCTGCTGTGGTCGCCGGAGGAGATCGAGGATTGGGCGCGGGAGGTGCGGGCGGGATCCAACGGCGCGTTTCAGATGAACATCTGGGTGCCGGACCCTGCGCCTGTACGCGATGCGGCGCATGAGGCGCGCGTGCGGGACTTTCTCGGCGGATGGGGGCCCGACGTCGCCGCTGACGCCGGCGAAGCCAAGCTGCAGGATTTCGCGGCGCAGTGCGAGGCGATGATCGAGGCCGGCACGCCGGTGATCTCGTCGATCATGGGCCTGTTCGAGCCGGCCTTCGTCGAGCGGATGAAGGCGCGCGGCATCGCCTGGTTCGCGACCGCGACGACCGTCGCGGAAGCAAAAGCGGCGGTCGCGGCCGGCGCCGACGTCATCGTGGCGCAGGGCGCCGAGGCCGGCGGCCATCGCGGCGCGTTCGACGCGGCCGAGGCCGAGCGACGCGCGGTCGGGCTCTTCGCTCTGCTCCCGGCGGTCGCCGATGCCGTCGACGTGCCGGTCGTCGCGGCCGGCGGCATCGCCGACGGACGCACCATGGCGGCGGCGCTGACGCTCGGCGCGAGCGCGGTCACCGTCGGCACCGCGTTTCTGCGCGCGCCGGAGGCGAAGACGAACGCGGCCTGGGCCGATGCACTCGCGTCGACGATGCCGGAGGACACGATGGTGACGCGCGCTTTCTCGGGTCGCGCCGGCCGCGGCATCGCGACCGACTACGTCCGCGCCGCGGCCGCGCCCGACGCGCCGCAGCCCGCCCCCTACCCCATCCAGCGCGGCCTGACCGCCGCCATGCGCGGCGCCGCGGCGAAGGCCGGCGACGTCCAGCGCATGCAGGCCTGGGCCGGCCAATCCGCCGCCATGGCCCGTGCGGAGCCGGCGGGCGAGATCGTCGCGCGCCTGTGGGCGGAGGCGAAGGCGATCCTCTCATGAGCGCTCGGCTCTCCGCGGCGCCTGTCGCGTCGTTCCTGCGCGCCGACGACGAGCCCGTCGAATGGCGCATCGAGGATGGTTTGCTCGCCTACGAGACCGCGGTCGCGAGCATGGAAGACCGCGTGGCCGCGATCGCGCGCGGTGAGGCGCGCGAGCTCGTGTGGCTCGTTGAGCACCCGCCGCTCTACACCGCCGGCACCTCGTCCGGCGCGCAGGACCTGCCGCAGGCGCGATTCCCCATGTATCGCACGGGGCGCGGCGGCCAGATCACCTACCACGGCCCGGGCCAGCGCGTGGCCTATGCGATGCTCGACCTCCGCCGTCGCCGTCAGGACATCCGCGCCTTCGTCGCCGCGCTGGAGGCGTGGATCATCGACACGCTGGCCGCCTTCGCGGTGCGCGGCGAGCGGCGCGAGGATCGCGTCGGCGTCTGGGTGCTCCGCCGCGACAAGGCGCCGAGCTTTTCCGGCACGCCGGCCGAGGACAAGATCGCGGCGATCGGCATCCGCCTTCGGCAATGGGTGAGCTTCCACGGCATCTCGCTCAACGTCGAGCCGGACCTCTCGCACTATGCCGGGATCACGCCATGCGGCATCGCCGACAAGCATCTCGGCGTCACCAGCCTCGCCGATCTCGGGCATGTGGTCACGATGCCGGAAGTGGACGCGGCGCTGAGAGCCGCGTTCGAAGGAATCTTCGGAGCGACCCGCTAGTCCAGCGCCGAAGATCGCCGTCGTCGCTATTCGCTCACGCCAGCAATCGGGAGGCGCTCTGCACCTTCTGGGTCGCGGTATTCACGTACTCGGTCGAGGTCGCGATCCGCGACATGTTGTTCGTGATCTCGTCGGCGCATCGCGAGACCGTCTCCATGCGCTCGTTCATGTCCCGCACCGCCTTCTCCTGGTCGGACATCGCCGCGGAGATGGTCTCCGACATGGCGTTCAGAGCAACCATCGTCGATTGGATGCTGCCGATCGCGGTCACCGCGCGGGCGGTCGCGTCCTGGACAGAGGCGACCTGGCCGACGATGCCGCGGGTCGCATCCTGCGTTGCCGTCGCGAGCGACTTCACCTCCTGCGCCACGACGGCGAAGCCCCGCCCCGCCTCGCCGGCCCGCGCCGCCTCGATCGCCGCGTTGAGGGCGAGAAGGTTGGTCTGCGAGGCGATGCCCTGGATGAGCGCGATGACCTCGCCGATCTGGCTCCCGCGCAGATCAAGCTCGGACATCAGCGACACGGTTGCCTGGGCCTCCTCGACCGCGCGTCCGACAAGCTCGCTCGCCTGCGAGATCCGCTCGGCGATGTCGGACGCGGACGTCAACAGCGTCTCGGTGCGCGCCGTCGCGCCGCGCACGTCCTGCAGAACATCGATTGCCGCCTGTCGCGCACCAGCCGCCTGGGTGGCGACCGCTTTCGTCGCATCCGCGATGCCGAAGAGATCCTGGCTCAAAGACGATTGCACGACCGCGCGGCGCCGCTGCTCGACGACCTGCGCCGTGACGTCGGTGGCGAACTTGACGATCTTCACCGGCACGCCGCTGGGGTCGCGGATCGGATTGTAGGAGGCCTGGATGAACACCTCCCTGCCGTCGCGGTCCCGGCGCGCGAACTGGCCGGACTGGTACTCACCACGCTCAAGCGCGTCCCAGAAACGCCGGTAGGCGTCGCTCTTGCTGCCCTCGTCGCTCACGAGGAGCCTGTGATGCTGTCCGACGACCTCGTCCTTGGCGTAGCCGAAGACGCGCAGGAAATTGTCGTTCGCGTCGAGAATGGTGCCGTCGAGGCTCATCTCGAGAATGGCCTGCGATCGCCGCAGCGCCTCGATCTGCCCGGTGGAGTCGATGTTGCGCGCGGTCTCGGCGCTGACGTCCGTCGCGATCTCGATGATCCGTCGCGGGCGGCCGTCCCGGCCGATGACCGGATCGTATGTCGCCTGCATGTAGCGCAGGCGGCCGTCCTTGCCGATCCGCTTGAAATGCGCGGCCTGATGGTCACCGCGGGAGAGACGGGACCAAAGCTCGCGGTATCGCGCGCTTTCCCGTTCGTCGGGCGGCACCAGCATCTCATGACGGCGGCCGATCAGCTCGCCGCGCGCGTAGCCGACGATGTCAAGGAAATTCTGGTTGGCATCGAGGATCTCGCCGGTCGGCGCGAACTCGGCGATCGCGAGCGAGCGATCGAGCGCCTGAAGCTTCGGCTGGCTCTTGATGCGAGCGTCCTCGACCTGTCGCTTCAACCAGGCATGGATGTTCATCGCGTGCTTTCGTCAGGCTGCCGCTGCGAGGGACAACAGGATGACGTTACGCAATTTGAATTGCGCAATTCTTTCGCGATCGGCGTGAAACTGGCGCTTGCGTTAACGCGACGCAGGCTCGCCTTCGTTGTCGGCCGGCAGCTGCATGCCGGGCAGATCGATGTTGCCGAAGATGTTGCGCAGGAATCCCGGCGTAACGGCTGACAGAGGGTTGATGGTCAGCGTCGGCGACGCCGCGGCCCCGGAGATCTTGAAGGTGATGGCGAGCAGGCCCTCGTCGGACTTGCCGCCGAGCACGGCGCCGATCACCGGGATCTGCGAGAAGAGATTGTTCAGCGCGAAGACCGGGACGAAGGTGCCGTTCATCGCGACGCGGTTGTGCGAGTAGTCGAGCCAGCCGTCGACCGACAGCCCGATCTCGGGGCCGGACATCGTCGCGTCGGAGAGCTGCAGGCGGCTGCCGTCGCGCTCGAAGGTGACCTTGAGCCGATTGAACTGGACGGCATCCCCGTTGATGCGCTTCGCGGCGGCCTCGTTGGCGCCCGGCGCGCTAACCGTCGTCGAGCGGGCGACGAGGCTGCGGATCGCCGGCTCGTCGCGCAGAGTGAAATCGTGGATCTCGAGATTGCCGTCGAGCGTGTCGCCGTCCATCACCATGTTGGCCGCGAGGTTGCCGCCCTCCATGTGCTTGTAGAGGTCGACGAACGACACCAGCGCGCCGGCGTCCTGGCTGGCGATGCGTACGTGATGGCTCGAATCCATCGAGCCCGACACGGGGTCGCGGCCGAAGCGGCCCTGCACCGAGAACTGCCGGATCTGCGAACCGCGCTTCGACAGCTTGAGGTCGACGCCGCTCATGACCTCGCGGTTGAAGCCCGTGAGGATGCCGGACTTCAGGTCGACGTCGAAGCCGCCGAGGCTGCCGACCTCGCTCGCCTCGGCCTTGGCGCTCTTCGCCAGTGCGCTCTTGGTGCCCTTGGTGCTCGTGCTCTTGTCGGCGACGGGCGTCGTGGTCAGCGCCTTGAGGAACGGGCGCGCATCGATCGTCGAGCCCCGGATCGTCAGCTTGACGCCGTCGTCGCCCTTCGCGACGTCCACCTTCATGTCGTCGCCGGGCGAGACTTTTAGCGACGAGAAATGCGCCGCCTTGAACGCATTGTTGCCGTCGAGCTCGATGCCGCCGCGCCCCTGAAGGGTCGCGACATCGATCGAGATCGGCTCGATGAGCATGCGATCCTGGCCGGGCTGCACCGTGAACTCGATCTTGGCGGGGCGCCCGGCCGGCTTGGTCATGCCGATCAGGCCGGCGGCGATCGCCGTGCGCGTGAGATCGAGATTGACCTGTGCCTTGATCTTCGATGGATCGCCGAGGCTCGCATTGACGTGCGCGGTCATCGGCCCGGTGACGCCCGGGATCGCCTGCAGGCCGACCTTGGCGCGCGCGGCATCGTCGAGCGTCGCCGAGATGATCGCCGACGGCGGCGCGTCGCCGACGCGGTCGATCTCGAACTGGGCGGGAGCTCCGAAGATGCGGCCCTGGCCCTTGGCGGAGAGAGCGCCCTGCGCGACCTTGATCGTCAGGTCGGCGTCGTCGAGGTTCTCCTTGCCGATGAGGCGCTCCGCGACGAACTGCGAGATGTGCGCGTCGACACCCAGCGGCGTCTGCGCGGAGGACGCGCCCTTGCCGAGCAGCAGCGACTTATCGAGCATGCCCTCGACCTGGCCGTGCAGCGTCGCGGGATCGAGCGGGATGGAGGCATAGGGCTTCAGCGCATCGCGGGTCAGCACGTTGCTGACCGCCTCGACGGAGCCAGCCAGATGCGCGGTGAGCCGCGCCGGGGTCGGCTTCACGTTGGCGTTCGGCACGAGGAAGAGCCCGTCGGACACGGCGATCTTGCGGCCGTCCGCATCGATCGTCCCCGAGTTCAGCCAGAAATGCGTCGTGCGCCCGGTGATGTGGGCGCTGCCCTCGATGTCCTCGAGGTCGGGCACGCCCTCGAGGAAGCGCACCTTGCCCTTGCTCAAGGCGAAATCGATCTGCACGGAGCTATCCGGCGGGGCGCGATCGGCGCGCATGCGGGCAAGCGCCGACTTGTCGTAGTCGAGCCGGAGCGTGCCGCCGGTGATCACGCCGGTCTCGAAGCGGTTG
This Beijerinckiaceae bacterium RH AL1 DNA region includes the following protein-coding sequences:
- a CDS encoding hypothetical protein (ID:RHAL1_02223;~conserved protein of unknown function;~source:Prodigal:2.6) translates to MAETRDPTTAGPAGDVPPPEPRRGRRGLGARRVSTICFKSLGALIILVAVGMGLLTARLTQGPLKLDGLGGKIAGALDDKFGRGAHFALGDTSLVQRGFGPSLTIDKLAINGPDGAQVLFAPKAEVSVDPVALLFGKVVPKRLEVFDVTLKLALLKNGHLALVAGDGAKPFFEVGGRDADAPSNAPAETAQPMAAPSASRRATVMREAAAALRQFMDVLTDPGSAIAAVDRLGITNGKLVIEDQVTEQVTTYKDLDLAFDRAHGKTSFSLAADGPNGRWSIAALAAGRPGASRSFNLKVDQVSIDELQLLTGSRTLGVESDMPLGLTLDIALKPDNDLSEAVGGFKLGPGFLRPDDPDQEPMFITSFDGSFHWNGADRIVAIDALRYLEGGTHFKLAGKVVPPRQESDPWIFGVATTEPGLLAPDRKGQRPVPIKQAAIDGRLDLGQKTFVLDRFFVDADPGSINFAGTVDWVDGPHIRMGARMTPTPVETVERAWPASVASPVRAWIINRFETGVITGGTLRLDYDKSALARMRADRAPPDSSVQIDFALSKGKVRFLEGVPDLEDIEGSAHITGRTTHFWLNSGTIDADGRKIAVSDGLFLVPNANVKPTPARLTAHLAGSVEAVSNVLTRDALKPYASIPLDPATLHGQVEGMLDKSLLLGKGASSAQTPLGVDAHISQFVAERLIGKENLDDADLTIKVAQGALSAKGQGRIFGAPAQFEIDRVGDAPPSAIISATLDDAARAKVGLQAIPGVTGPMTAHVNASLGDPSKIKAQVNLDLTRTAIAAGLIGMTKPAGRPAKIEFTVQPGQDRMLIEPISIDVATLQGRGGIELDGNNAFKAAHFSSLKVSPGDDMKVDVAKGDDGVKLTIRGSTIDARPFLKALTTTPVADKSTSTKGTKSALAKSAKAEASEVGSLGGFDVDLKSGILTGFNREVMSGVDLKLSKRGSQIRQFSVQGRFGRDPVSGSMDSSHHVRIASQDAGALVSFVDLYKHMEGGNLAANMVMDGDTLDGNLEIHDFTLRDEPAIRSLVARSTTVSAPGANEAAAKRINGDAVQFNRLKVTFERDGSRLQLSDATMSGPEIGLSVDGWLDYSHNRVAMNGTFVPVFALNNLFSQIPVIGAVLGGKSDEGLLAITFKISGAAASPTLTINPLSAVTPGFLRNIFGNIDLPGMQLPADNEGEPASR